From Callithrix jacchus isolate 240 chromosome 3, calJac240_pri, whole genome shotgun sequence, a single genomic window includes:
- the HMGB2 gene encoding high mobility group protein B2 has protein sequence MGKGDPNKPRGKMSSYAFFVQTCREEHKKKHPDSSVNFAEFSKKCSERWKTMSAKEKSKFEDMAKSDKARYDREMKNYVPPKGDKKGKKKDPNAPKRPPSAFFLFCSEHRPKIKSEHPGLSIGDTAKKLGEMWSEQSAKDKQPYEQKAAKLKEKYEKDIAAYRAKGKSEAGKKGPGRPTGSKKKNEPEDEEEEDEDDEEEDEDEE, from the exons ATGGGTAAAGGAGACCCCAACAAGCCGAGGGGCAAAATGTCCTCGTACGCCTTCTTCGTGCAGACCTGCCGGGAAGAACACAAGAAGAAACACCCGGACTCTTCCGTCAATTTCGCGGAATTCTCCAAGAAGTGCTCGGAGAGATGGAAG ACCATGTCTGCAAAGGAGAAGTCGAAGTTTGAAGATATGGCAAAAAGTGACAAAGCTCGCTATGATAGGGAGATGAAAAATTACGTCCCTCCCAAAGGtgataagaaaggaaagaaaaaggatccCAATGCTCCTAAAAGGCCACc ATCTGCCTTCTTCCTGTTTTGCTCTGAACATCGCCCAAAGATCAAAAGTGAACATCCAGGCCTATCCATTGGGGATACTGCAAAGAAATTGGGTGAAATGTGGTCTGAGCAGTCAGCCAAAGATAAACAACCATATGAACAGAAAGCAGCTAAGCTAAAGGAGAAATATGAAAAG GATATTGCTGCATATCGTGCCAAGGGCaaaagtgaagcaggaaagaAAGGCCCTGGCAGGCCAACAGGctcaaagaagaagaatgaaccagaagatgaggaggaagaagatgaagatgatgaggaagaGGATGAAGATGAAGAATAA